The stretch of DNA ATTTTGTACTCCTGATTCATCATTGTCAATCGCCATGATCTGATTGCTATGGGATGCGTCCTCGTGATCTTGTACTCCTGATTCATCATTGTCAACCACCATGAGCCGATTGCCAGGGGTTAATCCTGTTCTCTCGTAGAACCCCTCCTTCTGGGCATCCCATTCTTTGACGACTTCGTCTATCTTGTCACCCAACAGCTTGTCACTCTGAAGGAGGTGCTTAGCATCTTCAACTTCCACAATCTGGCTTGCCTCTGTCCATGTGATAGGGGCAAACAAACAGCAGTTGGGTTAGGAACAGTGTTTGTCCAGAGTTTTACATAAATAAAGGAGAAGAAAATGCACACATATCCAACAGTGACAATTGACAGGCACCTGCAAGGGCCAATTCCTTTGCTTCTGCGTACTCCTTTGACAATTTCTTGATGCTATCAAGCTCAAACTCAGCACCCTAGAGGAAGCCAAATAAATCAGTAACAGAAGCATACCTGCATAGTGTTTGTagtataaataaaagaaaggatTGGCAGGCTGCCTTTTGTTCTTGTGATGATATATTTCCAACCGAAGACAGCACAATAATTCTTTAATAAGATCTTATGGAAAATAAGAGGAAGCACAGGTCCAATTTACAGAGCTTGTATTAAAACATAAAACTAGAAGGATCATGTTCTCGCTTGCATGTGCAAAACACGGAATCGTGTCATCGCCATGCTACCATGATAGGAATAGAACTATAAAGTAGAAGCACAGAACTTACCAAGTCCATGTGCATATAACTTTCTGCTTGGGTATTTGCAAATAACCTGCAAAATAAAAGTTACAGGAAAATATCAGCAGGCAATAAATTTAgccttgtttttttttattgacTAAATTATAGCCCTGTTTGCAAAGAAACATTGAGTAATAACCTGCACTTTGGAACAACGACAGGTAGCAAGGCGAAGGAATTTAAAGTATGTCACAATCTTATTTGTTAGGCACGATTGCTTACAGTACTAACACTCACATGGACATCATATCAAAGAAAACAGTGATGCTACATCTTGTTTAGATGTCTATTGGTGCAATTTACTCAAAACAAAAATACCATGGAAaaaaatagcccgctatttttGCCGCTATAGCCCGAAATGGCTTGAAAAAAATTGTGCCGCTATTTGCGTTCATGCACAATTTTGCCGCTAAAGTACGCTAATTACGGTTTATAAAACGCTAAACACCTTGGCCTTagctcgctatttaaaacatggaAAAATACTAATGCTAAAGATCACGGTGGCAAAAGTCACACGTACTTGTCACAGGCAAATTTTACTCGCTTGTTCTGCAATGCAGTCAACTCCTCAACCTGCTTGCCCCCATTGTCATCAATCAAATTCATGTAGCCAAGCAAAAACATGCCTTTATCGAGCATCCTTTTAACAAGTGCAGGCACGAGCTGCAGTCCATTTTGCTTAGCCATAACAACGAAATCTTTCAGTTGCCTAGACTCCTCTGTTTCCAACAGAAGAAAATATTTAATGCATTAAAGAATAGTTTCTACCTGCACCAGATCATTGGCTCGAATATATGTGCCTTACCAAGAGACAAATAAATCTTGAACTGTGGCTTGTATGGCTGGCACTCATACAGACAGTAAAGGCAGTAAAGTCCAGCCAATCTTTGGGGTAGTGAACTTTGAGAAGTCAAATGACCTGGACACACACAATTAAGTGGAAAATAATTCAGCTGTCACCGCAAAAAGGATCATTAGTAAGTGTGGGTTCAGTTCAGAAATATGTGCTTCCAGGAAACCAGCACCTACCAATACAATGCAGAAAGAGGGACTGCATGAATAAACCCGAGTTTGTCTTAGGTCTGCCTTCATAAATataagaaaatttcttggccaTCCACACTCGTTTAAATTCAGCAAGTGACATATAGTTCTCCTACCAATCAGGAACGCACAGCTGTTATTATTCATCTAAAGTTAATATGCGCACAACACACGGGGAGAATTTGGCAAAATTACCTTGGCATAATCAGCTATGAGCTCATCGATGTCCAGCTTGAAAGGAGCAATATCTATATTTACAGGCATGACCAAGCCTGAAATTGTATAAGAAATGTATAGTTCAGTTGATTGGAGGGGGGGAAAAAAAAGAAGTCGGCAACCCAGCAGGTGCGACGGGTGCCGCGAGGTCGGCATCGGGGCGCGGTTCCGGTGCCCGTACCAGGGCTGCGACCACGACCTGCACCGGCAGTGCGCGCTGCCGATAGACTACCTTACCGAGGACCGAAGCGATGGGAGGCGGCGGGGCCGAGGGGAATTGGGGAAGCAGGAGGGCGGCGGCGTCGGGCGGTGGGGGCATTCGGCCATAGCGGACCTACAATTTTATGATAGGGTACGCCCCTCAAAAAAAATTTACTCAATTCGCTAAAATCACTTCGAAATCGGTAAAACTACAAAACCATGTGCATTAAATAACACAATAAACTTTAAATTTAAAGATTAGCTAAAAACTATAACAAATTATGAtataaaaaaatacaaataatttaaaataataGCCATAAAAGAGATTTACAACAAGATGGAATGAAAAGATAGCAAAAGAAAAGATGAAATATGTTATTTATAGTTATAATATCTAGAgaggataaaaaaaataaaaatagagaCACATAGAGTGTCATGGGATACAACGGGAGGGgacaaaaaaatagaaaaaactaATCCATACTTAATTTTAAAAGTTataaaagaaaatagaaaattaAAATATCATTGTATAAAGTTATTGATAAGTCATATAAAACATAGTCAAagttatattatttttatttatttttttattttctgacGTGTCTCATAGGAAATAACAACTTAGAATAAATAAAATTAGAAAGTAAAAGAGTAAACATATTATATTAGTTATTAATATATCGAGAGAACAAAAAACTAGAAATTAAAAACTATTTGTAGGTGAGGTTTTATACGACATAACAAGATGGAATAAATATAAAAACtaaagaaataaatatattagaaATAGTTAATTTTTAAAGGGGCAAAAaacagaaaataaataaaaaaacgaAAAATGAAGACAAAAACTGCAGCTGCTAAGGTTTGAACCTTTCACCTCTTGGTTATAGACCAAAAGATATACCATTGGGTTGGCAAGACATATCAATATACATTGTTGCAAATAAATATATGTAGTAATAATAGACTGTTAATTATACAAGGCTGACCCTGTGGGTCCGCCCTACTCGCCTCTTCTTGTGTAGATTGTCAATAACAGGTGCAAATTAAATAATCGAGTATAGTGCTAATGCAGTAGATGTGTGTATGTAAAAGTCAGTGCAACAAGGGATGGAGCCATGGATATGCAAggattgtttttgggagcatctCTGTATAATTGCTTACCTTCTATGAATCATGCTAAAGTAAATTAGACAAAGTATGTTTGTGTAAATGTTTCGTTTTGTGTTCTGGGTTCAGgcgttttttttttcacaaaaATATCTTCTTCAATCTGTGGGGGGAAGACACAATGATTGGATCTCATCATATACAATTAGACTCAGCTCCTTGGATTCAAAGATTTGTCTTTTATATTTTCTATAGTGCTATGATGTTACTTCATCAGGTCCCAGCTATCTGATAGACTGGTGATAATGTGCGCTCACGGAAGCAGTTTGTCTGTTATAGCCAATGTGAGCCTATGCGGCACTCACCAAAGATATGATATAATAAGAAACAAGATAAAAGAGAGAAGTGCTGGTACATATTTGGTACACATCAAAGATAAAAAGCAGGGCATTAGTCGTAAGCGAAGACAATCTGAAAAAAGTTCGTAAAATTTCAGCATTACTATTATTCTTTCATGTGTCAACAAATACCTCTCGTTGGATTCAAGTGGGTTACAACAGTATACATCCCCACAAGAGGATTACATCCGTAGCCGCCAACAAATTTCAACTTCTTTTATATAGAAACCTATCATGTATCCCTGAccttttgagctctacagacAAAATCTGAACCGTCGACGTAAAATTGGCTATAATGGTCACTCTAAAAGAATGGTGATGAATCTGTATCACAAAATATGAGATTACTGTTCTGTTCAGCTCATACTGTATGGTTACTAGAATCCAGTAGCCTGTCTCCTTCGGAAGGCATGTCAGatgacatctccaagttttGTTTGGCTGTCATCTTGTTCCACTCATTCTCGACTCGGAAGAACACCCACTGCCACCGTCTCAGTATTTCCAGAGCTGCTATGGTGAACACTGTCAGGTAGTTGTGCCGAAGATGCGCTGAGAGCTTGTATGTCCATGTGCATCGCAGAACCAAATTGCTGCCCAACACCCAGTAGAATACCTGTAGAATTTGCACAGAACAGACCGGTGACAAAATTGTCCAGGGAGTTAACCAAGAAGCATTTATGTGTTCAAGTTCATACCCAGTTCTGCCCATAAAGAAGATTAGTCCATATGCTTGGGTTTTTGAACATGAAAATCCTGGTTAGGATGCTGCAGGTATATAAAGCAAAAGCTCATTAGCAGCAGCAATAGGGATGTGTGAAATGCTGAACAAATAGTAGAGGTAATATGTAAAGGCGCCACAAACCTCAGATCCCAATCTCGCTTTATATCCCAGTAGAAGGAATACAGTGAATTAATAACACTAGAGATAAGCCAAAGGGGCCGGTAGAAGCCAACCCACTGATCAGGATATACATGGTACTTGAGAGCAGAAAGAAAAATCACAGGAATTGCTGTCGAGTACTTGAGAGCTGGATTCAGGATATAAAAAAATGGCAAGTTATTCTAGAGAAAGGTATAGAAGTAAACATACAAGTTTCCTGCAAAACAAATAAACAATCAAAGTTAATGCTTGATGAATGAATACCATTCAAGAGACATGTCTTCTCCTTTGTATCCTTGTACTGCCGGAGACATTGGAAGAAACGCCACAAGTAGGGGAACACAAGAACAAGAGGAATAGCTACAGAATGACTGCCACAAACAGAATCTGCTTCAAACCAAGCGATTGTTGCAACCTGTAAAATACGAAAATGAGAAACATTACAGGAATGAGAGATTTGAGTCCCAACAAGAATTTAAACTGATGACGAAAGTATGTGCATAGCAAAGAGCACATGCACGAAACCAACCTGGCGATTTACCATACGACAAACCGAACGCTCCAGATCTGAGAACACCTGTGTAGAGTTGAAGCAAATCAAGAAATGGCAGAACAGAACATCAAAGATAAAACATGTTATGACTCAAGACGATGGGAGAGTTACAACTTAGAATCGCTTTTCTACTTTTAAAAATTAAGGAACAGCATTACTGTGTCATATAGTCAAAAGGTAATGTTTGTACTACAAAAATGTATTAAATATTATACTATAGCCAATATGAGAACTAGAGTCATATTAATAAACAACTGGTCCTGTCCCTGTCTCCAAGTTGGGATGTGTCAAACAACAAAACAGTCTACAATCAATACTTCTCGATAAACGAGAAAAGAGTTTACAATCAATACTTCTTGATAAAATAATACATACCTTTGACATGGATGTAAAAATATCAGCCAAAAAGAAGTCAGGAAATGTAATTGCCTACAGAAAAGGGGACAGGGGATCATTAGTAGTTTGTTATGATCCAATTGTCCTCCATGGGTACAATCAGGTAATCCTAGCCACTAGGCCATATCATACTGTTCGTAGCATGATGACTAAAAATACTAATAAATTGTACAACTTACTTGTAAAGGCAGTATTATACGCCAGACTGTCCTCAGAAAGTAAAAGCGTGATGATAAGTAAAACATATCAAAAGGAGAAAGGAGGATCATCAGAAGAATAGCATACAAGAGAACCTgcaaagatgcaagaagataTGTCAATTAGTTCACCACCATGGATCTGAAAATTGGCGCACGAGCATAATATATAGCATGGTATTCTACTCTAGTACTCTTCAACTGAATGAATGACTGGGTAACACGTTCttcaattttattttatttttgttaaaaGCATTACATGCAACCATCAGTATGTGCACCAATCTTGTGTATACTTTGCCAAGATATGCCTTGCTATGTTTCACTGAATTGTTTTGGGTCATTTCTTTTGACAGAGACAAGTCGTCACAGATTTCTGTAAAGCTAACACATACGAAAGGGAAACTACCACTCAGATCTTCTGTAAAACTAATACCTTGCATAAACTACTACtcagattttttttattacgACGGGATGATAGTTATTAATTAACACTGTTTAGCGTACAGATACTGAATGAGTGAATTCAGGGAATTATATTCTTATTATATACATTTGGTTATTTTAAGCAATACTGGTTTGATGGAAGCACTACCAAAAAAACATAATAAGCAATTATAAGAAATAAACCAAAGTGTCTCATGAGCTCAAGCACAAAAGGAACATGAATAAAGCAGTGAATGAATTAATGCTGAATAGGCTAGATATTACACTGGTTGAGATGCTGCAAGAGACACTTCTCCATGTGAGTACAGATATAGGTAGGCTGTCATGCTAGTAGGGACAATTAAAGTCAGCCAAGTAGCACACTGTCAATAAAACAACAAAAAACACTGTGTGTCATCATAGCAGAATAatgtgtcaaatacaaataatacGGAAGGACTTACAAAAAATAACTTCAGATTGAAAAGAGTTGAAGGTAGCATAAAGAATATTGATAAAAGGAAGAAACAACAAACATGATATGCGTCTAGAAATCCTGATATCCTTATATAAGAGAACCGGATTGAAAAGAGGACCAATCATCAAAATGATTTAGAACTAGAAATGTACCAGTAAATCATGTTGCTTAAGAAACACATTAGAGTACATTTACACAGGAAAGCAAGTTCATCATGCTTGCTCGCAGAAATCTGCAAGTATAGTTGTGGTGCAAACTATTGCAGTGCAACTCAACAGGACAGATAGTTGTGAACTGAGCACTCAAGTCAAACCAGTAGTATAGATGCACTTCCAAAGGAAAAGGAATCACAGTAAATTCAAAATGAAGTatttaaaaaaaacagaaaatgCAAAGAGCAGAGTCTGATAAGCATACCCTCCATATCTCTCGGTGAGATAAATGTGTTTGTGCAAGATCAAACACTTTTGCATAATTCACAGATGATTGTGCAAAGACCCATAGATTTACTCCCCACAACCAAATCATCAAGGCCTACAATAAAGTCAAGAATTACAGTTACATAGATGCAAACAGAGGGCCTTAATTTGGTGCCTAttatgggggtgtttgggactgctctgttccatgtt from Sorghum bicolor cultivar BTx623 chromosome 8, Sorghum_bicolor_NCBIv3, whole genome shotgun sequence encodes:
- the LOC8076625 gene encoding uncharacterized protein LOC8076625 isoform X2; translated protein: MPPPPDAAALLLPQFPSAPPPPIASVLGLVMPVNIDIAPFKLDIDELIADYAKENYMSLAEFKRVWMAKKFSYIYEGRPKTNSGLFMQSLFLHCIGHLTSQSSLPQRLAGLYCLYCLYECQPYKPQFKIYLSLEESRQLKDFVVMAKQNGLQLVPALVKRMLDKGMFLLGYMNLIDDNGGKQVEELTALQNKRVKFACDKLFANTQAESYMHMDLGAEFELDSIKKLSKEYAEAKELALAEASQIVEVEDAKHLLQSDKLLGDKIDEVVKEWDAQKEGFYERTGLTPGNRLMVVDNDESGVQDHEDASHSNQIMAIDNDESGVQNQEDDDFYDLDQLLE
- the LOC8076625 gene encoding uncharacterized protein LOC8076625 isoform X1 — its product is MPTSRHPSHLLGCRLLFFPPLQSTELYISYTISGLVMPVNIDIAPFKLDIDELIADYAKENYMSLAEFKRVWMAKKFSYIYEGRPKTNSGLFMQSLFLHCIGHLTSQSSLPQRLAGLYCLYCLYECQPYKPQFKIYLSLEESRQLKDFVVMAKQNGLQLVPALVKRMLDKGMFLLGYMNLIDDNGGKQVEELTALQNKRVKFACDKLFANTQAESYMHMDLGAEFELDSIKKLSKEYAEAKELALAEASQIVEVEDAKHLLQSDKLLGDKIDEVVKEWDAQKEGFYERTGLTPGNRLMVVDNDESGVQDHEDASHSNQIMAIDNDESGVQNQEDDDFYDLDQLLE
- the LOC8076625 gene encoding uncharacterized protein LOC8076625 isoform X3, which codes for MPVNIDIAPFKLDIDELIADYAKENYMSLAEFKRVWMAKKFSYIYEGRPKTNSGLFMQSLFLHCIGHLTSQSSLPQRLAGLYCLYCLYECQPYKPQFKIYLSLEESRQLKDFVVMAKQNGLQLVPALVKRMLDKGMFLLGYMNLIDDNGGKQVEELTALQNKRVKFACDKLFANTQAESYMHMDLGAEFELDSIKKLSKEYAEAKELALAEASQIVEVEDAKHLLQSDKLLGDKIDEVVKEWDAQKEGFYERTGLTPGNRLMVVDNDESGVQDHEDASHSNQIMAIDNDESGVQNQEDDDFYDLDQLLE
- the LOC8076626 gene encoding SPX and EXS domain-containing protein 1, yielding MKGATIPSVAIMPSPLFLWRFKVVLFLLWGLCCCKISWDSVMRMSVDLRDLFLYEAFLYYNPLLLVALMIWLWGVNLWVFAQSSVNYAKVFDLAQTHLSHREIWRCATWLTLIVPTSMTAYLYLYSHGEVSLAASQPVLLYAILLMILLSPFDMFYLSSRFYFLRTVWRIILPLQAITFPDFFLADIFTSMSKVFSDLERSVCRMVNRQVATIAWFEADSVCGSHSVAIPLVLVFPYLWRFFQCLRQYKDTKEKTCLLNALKYSTAIPVIFLSALKYHVYPDQWVGFYRPLWLISSVINSLYSFYWDIKRDWDLSILTRIFMFKNPSIWTNLLYGQNWVFYWVLGSNLVLRCTWTYKLSAHLRHNYLTVFTIAALEILRRWQWVFFRVENEWNKMTAKQNLEMSSDMPSEGDRLLDSSNHTV